The sequence cctatGGTGGTCCACCTGCTGACCCCAATTACTACACTCACCCCACTCCCCCTGCCCCTGAACCCTGAGTTCAAGGACATAGGCCAGTTCTTTAATTTGGGGCTGTTTTAGTACCAGGTCAGGCCCCCGCAACACAGCCTCAGATACGGACGGTGTGGAACACCCAGTAGCCGGCCTCTTGTGCCTGGAGTGTCTCAGACAAATTTCATTCTCCACTCCAGGCGGCAACGGCGTTGAAGCAGCGATCTCGGCCATCTCCATCCCCGATTCCGAggtttcacagagagagagagagggagagagagagagagagacccacggGTTCCCCAACAGTTGGAAAGGCTGGGGAGCCAGGCGTGGTTTACTCCCGCCTCTGGGTCCACATTCTCGGGGGGTCCGGACCATCACACCCTGGACCTGACCTGGCATCGACCGGGTCTCTTACCCATACAGGCCCATTCCCAACCGTTCCTCTCCCAAACCCCGTCCCCTGAAGCaaaccctctctcactctctgtgtccGGCATCGGCGTTCCTGATGACGTTTCACCCTCACACCCCTACGCTCCCCCTGCCCCAGGTGCGggaagatcaggtttaacctgggtATGGAGTCTACCTCCCAttaacaactctgctggagctatcccttcGGTCGCATGAGGGATGTTCCGATgatcaaacaggaactgggacgGTTTAGTAAAGAGTGACGTTTCAGGCTGTGTTCTTAAGCCTGCCTtcggactgctctttctgccccGGCGTTGATATGGAACTGTCCTTATATGATGCATTATactcgactttaggaaatactcaagttCCCTCCTGGTAATCGATGGCCTGAGGTCTATGACCAACACTACCGGAAGTCAGTGTGTTGCAAAAGACGGGCAATGGTCATCCCAGTGTTTGACCCGTGAACTCTGTGCATGTCCAGTCACATTGTTCACAATGTCAACAGCATCAGTGATCAAACTGTGTAACTCATTGTCACTGAAGCCTATGGACAGCAAGCCGTtgagcacatttaagacagagacaggtaGGTTCCTCATTAGTGAGGGGATCAACGGTTACAGAGGGAAGGCaggagaaacgtatcagccatgatcaaatggcagtgaagatttgatgggccaaattctACTCCTGTACCTTACAGTCTTCTATTCACAAAGGCACAAgtgcatgcacacagacacattcaggaggggtttagattagattccctacagtgtggaaacaggcccttcggcccaataagtccacaccaaccctctgaagagtaacccacccagacccattaccctacatttacctctgactaatgtacctaacactatgggacaatttagcgttGTCAACCacacctttggagtgtgggaggaaacagagcacccggaggaaacccacacagacacgaggagaatgtgcaaactccacacagacagtcgcccgaggctggaatcgaacccgggtccctggcgctgtgaggcagcagtgctaaccactgtgccaccatgccgcccttatgTCAAGAGGGGTGTTAACAGTCCAGAGTGAGGGGACTGGCCCATTCACCTATCCCACCATCACTCATTCCACAAACGCTTTGCAGGGAACGCCACCAATCGAGAGCACTAGCCCAACTGGACACAGGATCCTAGCTCTGGATACAACAGCCAGAACGGATGGTGAGCCTTTGTCAAGCAAAGACCCCAGCCTCGGCTGGAACACTGTGTTTTGGGAAGGGAGTGAAAGCATTAGCGAGGGCGTAGAGAAGAGTCAAGAGGATAGTGCTGGGGTCGAGGGCAGTCAGTGGTCTGAGTAGATAGGGGACGCTGGGCTTGTTCCCCTTAATGAAGAGGAGGCAGAGGGGAGATATGACCGACGGGAGTAACATCAGGACGGGTCTGGACAGAGCCATGAGGCAGACATGCTTCCCATCACAGGGAGGAGTGAGAATGAGGGGAAGGCTGGGTTTGCTGAAAGGAGCAACACTGACAGACCGGGAGGAACCCtcaggtggagggagtgggtagGATCTGGAGGGAGCTGCCTGACAGGTGGAGGGTTCAATCGAGGTACTGCAGAGGAACTGAGTgacagggtggggtggggagggggtgaaaAACAGTGAGCCGTGTGGGTGAGTCAGCACACTGATGACAGGCCAAACGGTCtcggagtggcacggtggctcacactgcagcctcacagcgccagggacctgggttcgattcccacctcaggcgactgactgtgtggagttctgcacattctccccgtgtctgcgtgggtttcctccgggtgctccagtttcctcccacagtccaaagatgtgcaggttagggtggattggccatgctaaattgcccatagtgttcagggatgtgtaggttagggtggattggccatgctaaattaccccatagtgttcagggatgtgcaggttagggtggattggccctgctaaattaccccatagtgttcagggatgtgtaggttagggtggattggccatgctaaattaccccatagtgttcagggatgtgtcggttagggtggattggccatgctaaattgccccatagtgttaggtttgaaaaatgtgttgctggaaaagcgcagcaggtcaggcagcatccaaggagcaggagaatcgacattttgggcataagcccttcttcaggaattccccaccctgtagggattctacctgCACTCAGACAGCCCAGTGACTGAGAGCTCACCTGTAGTGCAGGGTGACATTCTCTTTGTCAGGGTCACAGTAGAGTCTCTCCAGCATCTCCTGGCCCTCTTCTTGAACGCTCTCCCACTGCTGAGTCACCACCCTCCTCATCTGCCAGTGATAGGGCAGGGCCGTGTGGTGGTACGGGCAGCACTCGCCATCGGGGCAACAGGCCTCCAGGAACCGGGAGCAGATGGACACTCCATCCTCCTGGCGCGTGTGGTACTGGAGCTGGGTCAGGACGTCCAGGAGACGGTCCAGGCTCATTTCGTCCTCGGGGAAGGCTGGGGCCTCGCAGCTGGGAGTCCTCCGGCCTAGCGACTCAGCCGCCCTCAGCTCTACCTCCACAGCCTCGGTGGACGGCAGGTCCCAGCTGGGGGGCGCAGCCGAGCCCTGCCCCAGGAGGGGGGACGCCTGCAGGTCCAGCTGCTTGGCAGCCGGAGCCAGGCTGTCTAAGCCAGCTAGGCCCGGCAGACAACCAGCCCTGGTCGTCAGGGACGACGGCTGCACCCCGCTCACTCGCTCCTTCTTGATCAGGTGCTTGAGAGTCCGGAGAAGCCTCTCACTGTCCTTCCTTCTCCTCAGACGGTCCATTGGATGAGCCTTGACCAGTGAGATTTTGACCAGGGGATCGACGTGGGCTGGATCAGCAGCACGGAATGGATCACTGACCGTGTGTCCCGCCATGACCTCGTGATGTGCCTTCAGAAACAAAACGCAAACTCAATAACCAGCAACAAtctgcatttaaatagcacctttccCACATAATAAACCAGCCCAACGGTGTCCATGAAACTCCCACCACCATCAGAGCTCCCTTCTTCAAATATACAGCTAATATAATTCAATAAACATGAATTTTCTCTCATAGAAACACGGAACATTCAAGTGGCAGAGTCTGGCTTGAGGTCTTCGTGATCATGAGGCTGATCCTTTGTTTTGATGAGTTGCACCTTCATACCCCTTGATACCTTGACGCCTAGAAATCTATCTCCTGCCTAAGTATATTCAGTGACtcggcctccacagctttctgtggtagtgagtaTCAAAGTTTAACCAGTCTTTCCTccctatctcagtctgaaatggcccactgtgtatcctgagactgtgttcctATGTTCTGGAGAAACCCCAGCCTGAGGGGAACATCGTCTCTCTGTCCAATCTGTCCAGCCCCGCCTAAATCTCACACCTTTCAATGACATCCCCTCTCGCTCTACTAAATTAATTCATCAAGTCTTCCTTtgaaatttcaaaaagaaatgtaAGCAATGACTTTTCCCTGATTTTCTCCTCCACCTTTCCAATCTCAATGATATGGTTGTTCCTGCTGACCTGGTCCTGATTCAAAACTGAGCCTGCGATCTCTCCCGCCCTGTTTTAATCCAGTCACCTTCCTCTTACTGTTAGTGAAACCTTTTGAAATCTGGGGGAGCAGCCTCACCCTCTCTCAATAACTGCATCCTAATAACATCAGTCAGCTCAGGAGAACCAAACCTGTTTAACAGTGACCTCACCACAAACcaattacagagagagagagagagaaacagagacagagacagagagaaaaacaaacagaaagagagagacagagacagagaaagatagagagaccaagaaacagagagagagagagagaaacagagacagagagataaacaaacagagaaagatacagagacagagaaagatagagagaccaagaaacagagagagagagagagaaacagagacagagaNNNNNNNNNNNNNNNNNNNNNNNNNNNNNNNNNNNNNNNNNNNNNNNNNNNNNNNNNNNNNNNNNNNNNNNNNNNNNNNNNNNNNNNNNNNNNNNNNNNNNNNNNNNNNctggatgctgcctgacctgctgcgcttttccagcaacacattttcagctctgatctccagcatctgcagacctcactttcaccatttggatacagaactggcttgaaggtagaagacagaggttggtgctggagggttgtttttcagactggaggcctgagaccagtggagtgccacaaggatcggtgctgggccctctactttttgtcatttacataaatgatttggatgtgagcataagaggtatagttagtaagtttgtagatgacaccaaaattggaggtgtagtggacagtgaagaaggttacctcagattacaacagaatctggaccagatgggccaatgggctgagaagtggcagatggagtttaattcagataaatgggaggtgctgcattttgggaaagcaaatcttagaaggacttatacacttaatggtaatgtcctacggagtgttgctgaactaagtgaccttagaatgcaggttcatagctccgtgaaagtggagtcataggtagataggatagtgaagaaagcgtttggtatgctttcgtttattggtcagagtattgagtataggagttgggaggtcatgttgcggctgtacaggacattggttaggccactgttggaatattgcattcacttttggtctccttcctatcggaaaatgttgtgaaacttgaaagggttcagaaaagatttacaaggaagttgccagggttggagaatttgagctatagggagaggttgaacagcttggggctgttttccctggatcgttggaggctgaggggtgaccttacagaggtttacaaaagtatgaggggcatggataggataaatagacaaaatcttttccctgggatgggtgagACAGCATCCTCTTCCTCCTTCTACAAgtttgaagaagctctcttcctccctctacaagtctcctgctccttggatgctgcctgacctgctgtgcttttccagcaacacattttcagctctgatctccagcatctgcagtcctcactttctcctggggtgggtgagtccagaactagagggcataggtttaaggtgagaagggaaagatataaaagagacttaaggggcaatgttttctcacagagggtggcatgtgtatggaatgagccgccggaggaagtggtggaagctggtacaattgcaacatttaaaaggaatttggatgggtatatgaataggaagggtttggagggatatgggctgggtgctggcaggtgggactagattgggttgggatatctggtcggcatggacgggttggaccgaagggtctgtttccatgctgtacatctctatgactctataaagcctaactttacttttatttttaagtaTTCCCCATACTCATGTGACTACCAAGTGACAAGGCAAGGTTCAACAGAAAgtacagggagacagtgagataGTGGTAGGTAACTGCTCCTACACAGTCAATAGAAATAATGGGCCCAAAAAATGTCCTTCCATGCTGTCACTGAGACAGACTGGATAACAACCTGTGTGATTCATTAGTCCCAAGGCCtttcgggttggaccgaagggtctgtttccgtgctgtacatctctatgactctaaggagaactccttcagtccatcatgtctgctgcTACCTTCTTTAGTCCCACTCTGCCACTGCAGACCCACAGAATTGATGAttttgacacttcaagtgctcatccaagttttttttaaagattgtgaggtctTCTGCCTCACCTACCCTCCTGCATTGCAGATTGTTACTGTCCTTTGGGTGAAAAGGTTTCCTcaatcctgcctttcaccttaacattATGACACCTTtctattgacccttcaactaaggcgATCTGCTGCTTTCTATTAATGCCCTCCACATCACAAAATATCCCTCCCGACACCCCACAGACACGATCCCTCCCGATACCCCATAGACACTGtcgtcgtgtgtggacggttttcagggtcagtctcggtgcggtgtgcggatggcagtgagggtcaggctgggtacggtgtgtggacggtaatgagggtcagtcttggtacggtgtgcggaaggcagtgagggtcagtctggctgtcgtgtgtggacggttttcagggtcagtctcggtgcggtgtgcggatggcagtgagggtcaggctgggtacggtgtgtggacggtaatgagggtcagtcttggtacggtgtgcggaaggcagtgagggtcagtctggctgtcgtgtgtggacggttttcagggtcagtctcggtgcggtgtgcggatggcagtgagggtcaggctgggtacggtgtgtggacggtaatgagggtcagtcttggtacggtgtgcggaaggcagtgagggtcagtctggctgtcgtgtgtggacggttttcagggtcagtctcggtgcggtgtgcggatggcagtgagggtcaggctgggtacggtgtgtggacggtaatgagggtcagtcttggtacggtgtgcggaaggcagtgagggtcagtctggctgtcgtgtgtggacggttttcagggtcagtctcggtgcggtgtgcggatggcagtgagggtcaggctgggtacggtgtgtggacggtaatgagggtcagtcttggtacggtgtgcggaaggcagtgagggtcagtctggctgtcgtgtgtggacggttttcagggtcagtctcggtgcggtgtgcggatggcagtgagggtcaggctgggtacggtgtgtggacggtaatgagggtcagtcttggtacggtgtgcggaaggcagtgagggtcagtctggctgtcgtgtgtggacggttttcagggtcagtctcggtgcggtgtgcggatggcagtgagggtcaggctgggtacggtgtgtggacggtaatgagggtcagtcttggtacggtgtgcggaaggcagtgagggtcagtctggctgtcgtgtgtggacggttttcagggtcagtctcggtgcggtgtgcggatggcagtgagggtcaggctgggtacggtgtgtggacggtaatgagggtcagtcttggtacggtgtgcggaaggcagtgagggtcagtctggctgtcgtgtgtggacggttttcagggtcagtctcggtgcggtgtgcggatggcagtgagggtcaggctgggtacggtgtgtggacggtaatgagggtcagtcttggtacggtgtgcggaaggcagtgagggtcagtctggctgtcgtgtgtggacggttttcagggtcagtctcggtgcggtgtgcggatggcagtgagggtcaggctgggtacggtgtgtggacggtaatgagggtcagtcttggtacggtgtgcggaaggcagtgagggtcagtctggctgtcgtgtgtggacggttttcagggtcagtctcggtgcggtgtgcggatggcagtgagggtcaggctgggtacggtgtgtggacggtaatgagggtcagtcttggtacggtgtgcggaaggcagtgagggtcagtctggctgtcgtgtgtggacggttttcagggtcagtctcggtgcggtgtgcggatggcagtgagggtcaggctgggtacggtgtgtggacggtaatgagggtcagtcttggtacggtgtgcggaaggcagtgagggtcagtctggctgtcgtgtgtggacggttttcagggtcagtctcggtgcggtgtgcggatggcagtgagggtcaggctgggtacggtgtgtggacggtaatgagggtcagtcttggtacggtgtgcggaaggcagtgagggtcagtctggctgtcgtgtgtggacggttttcagggtcagtctcggtgcggtgtgcggatggcagtgagggtcaggctgggtacggtgtgtggacggtaatgagggtcagtcttggtacggtgtgcggaaggcagtgagggtcagtctggctgtcgtgtgtggacggttttcagggtcagtctcggtgcggtgtgcggatggcagtgagggtcaggctgggtacggtgtgtggacggtaatgagggtcagtcttggtacggtgtgcggaaggcagtgagggtcagtctggctgtcgtgtgtggacggttttcagggtcagtctcggtgcggtgtgcggatggcagtgagggtcaggctgggtacggtgtgtggacggtaatgagggtcagtcttggtacggtgtgcggaaggcagtgagggtcagtctggctgtcgtgtgtggacggttttcagggtcagtctcggtgcggtgtgcggatggcagtgagggtcaggctgggtacggtgtgtggacggtaatgagggtcagtcttggtacggtgtgcggaaggcagtgagggtcagtctggctgtcgtgtgtggacggttttcagggtcagtctcggtgcggtgtgcggatggcagtgagggtcaggctgggtacggtgtgtggacggtaatgagggtcagtcttggtacggtgtgcggaaggcagtgagggtcagtctggctgtcgtgtgtggacggttttcagggtcagtctcggtgcggtgtgcggatggcagtgagggtcaggctgggtacggtgtgtggacggtaatgagggtcagtcttggtacggtgtgcggaaggcagtgagggtcagtctggctgtcgtgtgtggacggttttcagggtcagtctcggtgcggtgtgcggatggcagtgagggtcaggctgggtacggtgtgtggacggtaatgagggtcagtcttggtacggtgtgcggaaggcagtgagggtcagtctggctgtcgtgtgtggacggttttcagggtcagtctcggtgcggtgtgcggatggcagtgagggtcaggctgggtacggtgtgtggacggtaatgagggtcagtcttggtacggtgtgcggaaggcagtgagggtcagtctggctgtcgtgtgtggacggttttcagggtcagtctcggtgcggtgtgcggatggcagtgagggtcaggctgggtacggtgtgtggacggtaatgagggtcagtcttggtacggtgtgcggaaggcagtgagggtcagtctggctgtcgtgtgtggacggttttcagggtcagtctcggtgcggtgtgcggatggcagtgagggtcaggctgggtacggtgtgtggacggtaatgagggtcagtcttggtacggtgtgcggaaggcagtgagggtcagtctggctgtcgtgtgtggacggttttcagggtcagtctcggtgcggtgtgcggatggcagtgagggtcaggctgggtacggtgtgtggacggtaatgagggtcagtcttggtacggtgtgcg is a genomic window of Chiloscyllium plagiosum isolate BGI_BamShark_2017 unplaced genomic scaffold, ASM401019v2 scaf_6677, whole genome shotgun sequence containing:
- the LOC122548193 gene encoding uncharacterized protein LOC122548193, encoding MAGHTVSDPFRAADPAHVDPLVKISLVKAHPMDRLRRRKDSERLLRTLKHLIKKERVSGVQPSSLTTRAGCLPGLAGLDSLAPAAKQLDLQASPLLGQGSAAPPSWDLPSTEAVEVELRAAESLGRRTPSCEAPAFPEDEMSLDRLLDVLTQLQYHTRQEDGVSICSRFLEACCPDGECCPYHHTALPYHWQMRRVVTQQWESVQEEGQEMLERLYCDPDKENVTLHYR